One Desulfuromonas acetexigens genomic window carries:
- a CDS encoding DUF3597 domain-containing protein, protein MGFFSKILAKLGIGSDTAEAAPTPGATASTVAPAAPSSPKPVAVVDVVAQLEQRAAANPQKLNWRTSIVDLLKLLEIDSSFAARKELAVELGCPADLMGDSAKMNMWLHKTVLARIAANGGNVPAELLD, encoded by the coding sequence ATGGGATTCTTCAGTAAAATTCTCGCCAAGCTCGGCATCGGCAGCGATACTGCGGAGGCCGCGCCAACTCCTGGCGCTACGGCGTCCACCGTGGCTCCGGCCGCTCCGTCGTCACCCAAGCCGGTCGCCGTGGTCGACGTGGTCGCCCAACTGGAGCAACGGGCGGCGGCGAATCCGCAGAAGCTCAACTGGCGGACGTCTATTGTCGACCTGTTGAAACTACTCGAAATCGACAGCAGCTTCGCGGCGCGCAAGGAGCTGGCCGTAGAGTTGGGCTGTCCCGCCGATTTGATGGGCGATTCGGCGAAGATGAACATGTGGCTGCACAAAACCGTGCTTGCCCGCATCGCCGCCAACGGCGGGAATGTGCCCGCGGAACTGCTCGACTGA
- a CDS encoding GlsB/YeaQ/YmgE family stress response membrane protein has protein sequence MGFIVSLIIGGLVGWLASIVMKTNAQMGMIANVLVGLVGSSLGFWLAGMLGIAPAGGILRFVIAIAGAALLIFILGKVGFFKKK, from the coding sequence ATGGGTTTCATCGTTTCTTTGATTATTGGCGGCCTGGTCGGCTGGCTGGCGAGTATCGTCATGAAGACCAACGCGCAGATGGGCATGATCGCCAATGTCTTGGTCGGGTTGGTCGGTTCGTCCCTGGGCTTCTGGCTCGCCGGAATGCTCGGCATCGCCCCCGCCGGCGGTATCCTTCGCTTTGTCATCGCCATCGCCGGCGCCGCGCTGCTGATTTTCATCCTTGGCAAGGTCGGTTTTTTCAAGAAGAAATAG